cttgGCTTAGAAGCCAAATCGATTTGAATATCGTTCAAGCGCTATAGaaagcgttcgaacgatattcacTAACCAATTGAACGTTTGGTTGGGCGTTCGAACGTTCATCCCAACCGTTTGACCATTCatccaaaccgttcgaacgatatttgCATGTTTGAACGTTGTTTTAGACGTTCAAACGTTTGGGCCAAGTAGTAATCCGTTTGACAGTTcatttaaacgttcgaacattagatAGACCGTTCGATCTCTACGTTGGGTGTTCGAATAGTAAACGTTAAATATTCAAACGTTGTTTTACACGTTCAAAGGTACAGTTTTATCGTTCGATCACTATTCCAGAAGCTCGAATAGTATAAactattttagtaatatttgttaattgttttttttccatattatagttccaacaattttaattaaaaataatttctatattataatacaattaatgccataatttaaaattttaaaatttaatactaatgtttctattaatattaatcacattaatattaaataaagtgatattatttatttaaagttattttgttcacaatgtcttactttattaaattgctattcCTTAATGTGTACtgtgaataattatttaatgtatttttattgttaatattgtgtatctaatttttaattctaaatttcaggttgattataatgtatTCTTCTAAGGCGCgacgtaagcgacgcaatccTGGTGAGACTAGTAGTGGTCCAGTCAGGGAGAAGActgtttcactggagcgaccagtgaagatttctgatttccagagtcttgtctgggagggtcattcattgaCAGCAGTTTATAgcgatcgtggttggggacctatgcTGGACGCACGGGAGGAAGCATAGGAGCCAATCTCCTATATTGatattgttgctgagttctatagagagctTGGTAGTGCCAGCCTCGATGACGAAGGGGCCTACAGGATCTCCGTCCGAGGAGTACCTGTTGTATTTTCATGGGTActacttgctgagcatctcggtattcctatgTTGCCaaatgcatatccgaatgtggtgcctagagagtctgattcttcagttgaggcggagatAGCTAAgaaggaggcatcagtttatactgataaGGTCGATACTCTTGTTGATCATGAGGTGAGGGATTTAGTTGTTGGTCCAGTTGCTCTACCGTATGACAGGATGAAGAGCACCAAACAAGCAGATTTAtcctcttttttcaaaattttgaatttgataattgccaacaaTATTGACCCTCGGTAGCACAAGATAgaggttggcattgatcggacgaaatttatgatacgggtcgctcgtggcattcctatcgacttggtggggtatatattcgataagATTCGATAAGAGTCTCAGTACATTTCGATAGATATACTGCCATTTGGGATCCTGATCACCCGATTTTTACTGTTTACTGGTGTTGTGCCTAATGTTGCCGAGCGTAAACGAGGAGCCGATGGGACTAATAAAGAGCACCATCCTCTCACACAGCACGAGACACTCGAAACTGCATCTTCGTGGACATGTTCCAGATCAGGTTGATCCTCAGAGAGATGCagagccgggagatcatggagtatcaGCTGCTGGGACATTCACACAGGCCGAGGCATTAGTAAAcaatgttactcgtgaggaTATGGCCGAGATTGTGCATGCAACGATCAGCAAATAGACATTAGCGGGGActgatgcagtgcgtatggagatccattctgctatGTCTGTGCTTCGTACACAGATTGATGCCATGTTTGCGACTCAGGTCACTATctgtactcgactgacacaaatagaggaacgtatagctgcagtcgaggaagtgcgCGAAGACTTGGGTCTTAATTAGTtccttctatctttttttttttttttatttagattttgttttaagtatagacaatattttgtattttgtaaattcagtatttaactatgaaatagtattattttatattttctaaattaattattaatttatattattcctattatttaattaaccaatttcttatatttactagttaatataaatataattctataaaaaaattaaaaaaataaaaaataaaacctctggtcaccgttcgaacgataaaaaataaaaaattaacgttcgaacgataaaaTCAGCTTCCCTCTAAAAACATTTTACTTAACGCGCtaaaattacgttcgaacgataaaatttatacgttcgaatggtatatttttagtgtttgaacGTTTAACTAATTTGGGACAAAATATTTTGTCCCTAACTAGATCGCTCGAatgcgttcgaacggtctgaACATCCGTTATTTTTTGGGAAcgttccaaaatctaactttttgggacgattttcattTCGTCCCAAACcaaaatcatcccaaaatcaattttttgttgtagtgatggtACACCTCCTTAGGGAgaataattaaatcaaaatatctttatattaaaacaatcttaattatgaaaacatattatattattttttctttagttttcattgacaagtaattaaaaatactcTCACAAAAAtacttatcatttttctttcaaattacaataaaaatcactaaaagtttatttcaaaagaaaacatttttcaatttacaTAATATTGATATCaagatataataaaaaataatttttttctatttgttttaaatgtttttttaacatacttaatcattaagaaaaaataataatttcactaataatcaattcattaactattaagttaaaaaaaaaaaaacattcttgttttaaattttttttagcatacttaatcattaagaaaaaaaacacgcaacttcactaataatcacttcattaactattagttaaaaaaacaaaaaacaaaaaaaagagagacGAGCAGTCAAAACCAGCTGTACAAGCTAGCCAactaattatcatttttcataataaaattcgaataatattatatacaatcttaattaaactaagattcattatacataaatttttctatataaataccaatatataagtttttatttacaaataaattgtacttattattttttaaagagtgaTGCTACTTAATCACATCATTTTGCCTCATCAAATTTACTACTAGTGCAAttgtaattttttctatttattttaaaaaattttaagcacttaaaatattaaaaaaaaatacagaaattcactaataatactttcttaactattaataaaataaaatacaatagcATCAAAATTAGCTAGAGAGTAAAGTAATCGAGTAAAATCCTTTTTTTAAAGGCTGTGCATAAACTTTTGAgacacatataaatatatatatatatatatatatatatttataaaaaaataatgccaCTCCCATATAGAAAATGTCAAGAAAAACTATCGAATTATAAGTGATTTtgcttaaaaaataagaaattattttttaatgattttatatttttttatatatatttaaagaatttttaaaaatatttgaaaaaataattaatggcCCATCTCTAGAGATGGAACTTCATCTTTTTATAGATGGACCATATTATAGCTGCATATAAAAGCCAAGATGGCGGCTACCTAAtaggttattattattttttattttgattttttatatatatatttaaattttattttttttaaattgataatatcatttaaaaacaattctttaatttgaaataataattaaaaaaattagaatcggtgcctttttttgtgtgtgtggtAAGCATCTCGATTCATAAATTATATGGTTACAATTCTACGAACCAATCAACTTCCGTTAAGACTTGTCAGTAAGTTAATTGGTACCAATGAGAGTGCATGTAATGGTCAGTGCCACAGGTCATCGCTGACGCAACTCTCCTGTCTCTATTCACCCGGAACCAGCCGTCCCTAAAAGCTCCAACGATTGTCGCGACTGGGTCATTCCGGAGTCAGAACAcccgcagagagagagagagagacagacagagagaTGTGTACGTTGGAAAAAAGAGGCAAGATCTTCATCCTGACGCTGACGGGAGCAGGTGAACACCGCCTAAATCCCGTACTTCTTGATGCGGTCCAGTCTGCTCTGCGCCACGTCCGAGACGAGTCCATTTCCTCCCCATCTTTGGCTCTAATCACCACCGCCCAAGGCAAGTTCTTCTGCAATGGCTACGATCTTGACTGGGCCCGGTCCTCTCCATCTCGCACCGAACTCATGAACTCAAAACTCCAATCACTTATTGCCGACCTCATCTCGCTCCCCATGCCCACCATCGCAGCCGTCTCTGGCCACGCCTCAGCCGCCGGCTTCATCCTCGCTCTGAGCCACGACTACGTCCTTATGCGTAAAGACCGAGGCTTCCTTTACATGAGCGAGCTCGATATTAACCTGGTAATTCCGGCTTGGGTCACGGCTCTAATTGAGTGCAAGATCGGCTCGTCGTTGACTCGGCGTCACCTGGTTTTAACAGCGGCTAAGGTGACGGCTAACGAAGCCGTGGAGAAGGGGATTATCGACTCGGCACACGATAGCGTGGAAGAGACGGTTAAGGCTGCGTTGAGGTTGGGGGAGGAGTTGGTGGGAAGGGAATGGGATGGACACGTGTACGCTCAGATTCGAATGAATCTGCTGGCTGGGGTCTTGGATGAAATCGCTGAGAGAAGAAGCACACGATCGCGAATGTAGACCGGACCCCTCGTTGCCGATTCTTGCTCACATATGATGCAGTTCCTCTTGTGTTTTCTTCTGTGGTCTTTTGGGTTTGTgggaatatttatttttgttagtaAAATATGTAGTCATTTGATGTCTTGTGGTTGGGGATTGAACTGAATTTGATGACTTTTCACAAGTTAAGTTGTCTATGCTTGTAGCTCATCGACCCCGATGGCCGGGATGAATGTCCATTTGATTCCAGAATTCCGTACGTACGTCTTATCTGTGATCACAGAACTCaactctttatattttgatGTTAAGAACTATTTGCATCTGTTTACTGTCCGGAAGGAAGGGATCGAAGGGTCTGTCAAAGTCGGTTCTGTTTATACCTGCTCGCTAAGGCTAGTCCTCGTGTTCGTTCGATATTAATGCAACTGCAAAGTCGGTCCTGCCTTTAGTTTGATAGGAATGAAAGCTGCAGCGATTGAGTAGCTCAGACGTTGAGCTAAACATTCAGGTGTGCCAGCCTTATCGTCTGCCTATACACATTGTGCGTTGCTACATGAGGTGGAGTACATGCCACGTGTACTTCCCTCACAACACTACGATGGATTACAAATACGGGACACACTTCACACTCATACTTTACTATATACTCTAGAATCAATCAACTAACATCTAATATAAATAATCGGGGATAGAGATTTATTCTATCAATGGGATAACACATACGTTGCTCACTACCAATTACGGTTAAAAGTGTCGAAAGAGTTGTACGTGGCGGCTAACATCACGTGTGGTGGCTTTTGGCATTTGGGAGCTGTTTGGACATTGTGCTAGGCTACTAGGTGTTGGGTTACTGTTCCAGGTTGATAGTCTCATGGTGGTGCCGAGATGGCACACGTAGAAGACATTGTGGCTCCTGGAGGAGCTTGGGCTGTGGGTTACAAGGAGAAATTCTTGGGTTTCATGGCTGAGGACTAtggctggccatgaaagacttAGTAGGTACCATGTAGGGGCATGTTGGTGCTGAAGTGGAGGCACGCTAGCTGGAGGGTGGCAGATCTAGGCCAAATGGGTAGAGAAAACCATTAGAGAGTGAGTGGGCATGGGAGAGGTGAAGGGTTGGGCTATTATGCAGGAGCTCAAGAAGGAGTCGTGGTGGTCAAGGGTGGTGCTTGGTGGGGCCAGATCTAGCATACGGCTGTGCTAATGCTGTTGGTGGTGGATCTAGGCCATGAGAGATCCATTCGGGAGAGGGAGAACCATGGGGGAGGGAGGCCATGGAGGTGAAGCTGGTGAGGTGGTGGAGCTGTTGGTGGTACTCAGAGGTTGTTGTGGCCATGTACAACAGCGTGGGAGGAGAGAAACAGTTTTCTTACCCATTTCGAAAAGAgggaggagaagagagagagagagttgccaTGGGGCTTACCGTTGGTGGGGTTGGACTTGCTGGCATGAGGGGGACACGCcgatggtggtggtgaggtTGGACAGCGAATGGCGGTACCAAGCTAGGCTAAAGGAGATTCGGCTAGGGGGAGAGAAACCTTTCGTCGGTTTAGGAGAaagggagatgagagagaggaaaaaggaaaaagtgaagggaaaatggaaggggcttgggtatttaatccaagcccttcatcttgaaatttttaaaataatctaacgatgagttttaaacactgatttgaaaatgcgtaaacatttatttaacataaaaCACTgaaaggaattaagatagaatattttatactaaaatttagtttataaaataacatcTTTATCATTTATCAAATGATGAACTGttgctaattatttttaatagaataaaactatttaatttaattttgagtttttaacataaatttaaatctcataatatttttaaattactaaatcatttaattaaaataattttactgctcttcaaaaatattataattatcttatttaaaattaagcTTAGATCTATAACAATGAAAATATTCCATTTAAATTACTCGTGGCTTTAAAAGGCTAGGcttattttaaaaatcacttaatatgtttaaaaacaCGCGTCAAGGTTAGAAATCACTTCACGGAAAATGCATCACACGGCCTCactaaattcaatttctcatacGGGCCCCTGCACCAATGAAAATTGAGTCAACACACTTCAACTCCTTGCAATTTCACCATAGGGAAAGAAACTCACGCTACAGCCATGCGAACCCCGGCAGACTCACACACGAAAGCTTAATTCTAACTCACAACCTTGCATTTTCAATCTAAGCCGAAGTGCCCAGACCTTGCATCTTCATGCTACAGGCCCTGCAACTCACCACACTAAAGCACTAAGCAAAAGCACCCAGACTTCAACTTTACGGAATTCACGCATGGGTCTTTGTCGGTTTAGCAGCATGACACATGTAGGAAGCTTAAGACTGACTTTTCGGCAGCAAGAGGTGAGGGATATAAGAGGCAAAAGACTTTTTTGGCTTTTGAAAGGCACGGACACAACGGGTCTTTTTCGTGATTGGTTTTCgcaagcaaagaagaagagggACTTGGGGAACGGGAGCATTGATAGACCGGAAAGGGAAGAGCAGTTTTAgctttcaaaaaaaaagaaaaacgagCAGGCTTCGTTTGGGTGTGAGACGTTGGACTCAGGTTGGAACGGGGCTGCACAGAAGCAGGCGCTATAGGGATGTAACACAGAAAAAGGAAGCTACTGGTTTGCTGCACAGCTGCTGAGGGACTGAGATGGACAGCAGATGATTCGAGATGGACAGCTAGGAACGAGGGGGCTGTTGCGCCTCTGGCGTGTccaaaaaatcacacaagacgatagagagacaatatttaagtgattcgataacttgcctacgtccactaaagcggaaactcagtatttttaatatgtttgtacaaaattacaaacactcataaacaagctCTCTATCCCTCAAATGGCCTCTATTCTGGGTTCCCCAGAACCTAAATTTCGCCCAGTCCTctgccttgatctctcaccgtaATGAGgatgattttaattttcagcaaatgacttccttttataggagaagccatgggggacaaaactctcacacttcttgaccaagaggaAGCCTTCTTTTGGTGCAGCCATTTTGGTCAATATTTATTGCCAGAAACTTTCGGTGGATGGATAGGTGGCTGCACCTTCAAGtgacatttcacacttggggggtgAAACAATCACCCCcttccacccaagtgtgccatactaggaTGCTACAAACGGTTGCATCATTCAAATGATTGCATTCCctcattggaatgcttgttagCCATGAGAGATTTTCGCTATTAAATACATCTGCAGGTACGCCTTCAAATGAATGTCCAGATACTTCTCCAAATGCatcagcatcgtctacatccacggagcttgcaaggAATTTTCTttagaggagatttacaagtgtTTTCctacacaatctcaactctctatgATTCTTCTTTCACTCGAGTCTATGAGTCcacactcatgtacaccttgagcaaactgaggtTTGCTAGAGCCACAGCCGAGCAAACAATCTACTTGGtacctttacagctttcaaacctaGGCTCCATAATcttacaatcacaccaatctacaacttggagactggttctcaacatgctagcctctatctccagcataatcccttatcatctctacaattttacagctcatgtcttcaagttaaaagactaactaaagtgatgcataactttagttcatcacgtacagtgcccttaatcaacacatctatatagggcaacacatctcccactgcactgggaatcaatggtctcgcacagACCTTCATACacatcagagaacc
This is a stretch of genomic DNA from Carya illinoinensis cultivar Pawnee chromosome 15, C.illinoinensisPawnee_v1, whole genome shotgun sequence. It encodes these proteins:
- the LOC122295504 gene encoding enoyl-CoA delta isomerase 1, peroxisomal-like, whose translation is MCTLEKRGKIFILTLTGAGEHRLNPVLLDAVQSALRHVRDESISSPSLALITTAQGKFFCNGYDLDWARSSPSRTELMNSKLQSLIADLISLPMPTIAAVSGHASAAGFILALSHDYVLMRKDRGFLYMSELDINLVIPAWVTALIECKIGSSLTRRHLVLTAAKVTANEAVEKGIIDSAHDSVEETVKAALRLGEELVGREWDGHVYAQIRMNLLAGVLDEIAERRSTRSRM